A window of the Zeugodacus cucurbitae isolate PBARC_wt_2022May chromosome 4, idZeuCucr1.2, whole genome shotgun sequence genome harbors these coding sequences:
- the LOC105218665 gene encoding uncharacterized protein LOC105218665 isoform X3 has product MESRRGNLQALPKQQSSKMQVVKTASEVSLTPSQAAEQAKINERKNPLDALSRLSLRPQGVEKRSGLQDVDEEYLKKNMFSRTHLNRHAGLNDSYEHQSHTNSMAQGDASHTQSQQYQGKQLYNPNSAQPVQQTTEILSQQHVPTHQPQTTSSPMQCKNQSFKEPHLSQPRIEAARNQQPLQSSPVPAPEPELCTTCPNCQTTIYLVRGHDTSSEPAQGYTSIQHDTTGSTAAN; this is encoded by the exons ATGGAATCCAGAAGAGGCAATCTTCAGGCCCTGCCCAAACAGCAATCATCGAAAATGCAGGTCGTA AAAACGGCTAGCGAGGTGAGTCTCACACCCAGTCAGGCGGCAGAGCAGGCCAAAATAAAT GAGCGAAAAAATCCGTTGGATGCcttaagtcgcttatcattacGGCCACAAGGTGTAGAAAAGCGATCG GGTTTGCAAGACGTTGATGAAGAATACTTAAAAAAGAATATGTTTTCCCGTACACATTTAAATAGGCATGCG GGACTGAATGACTCATATGAACATCAAAGTCACACAAATTCGATG GCTCAAGGTGATGCTTCCCATACACAATCGCAGCAGTATCAAGGAAAACAACTGTACAATCCAAATTCCGCACAACCAGTTCAACAAACAACAGAAATTTTATCACAGCAGCATGTTCCCACCCATCAGCCCCAAACAACTTCATCACCAATGCAGTGTAAAAATCAGTCGTTCAAAGAACCTCAT TTATCACAGCCACGAATTGAAGCGGCCCGAAATCAACAACCGCTCCAATCATCTCCTGTACCTGCCCCCGAGCCGGAATTGTGTACAACTTGCCCTAATTGTCAAACAACGATTTATCTTGTTCGTGGACACGATACCAGCAGTGAACCCGCACAAGGTTATACCTCAATTCAACATGATACTACTGGTAGCACAGCTGCTAATTAG
- the LOC128921584 gene encoding craniofacial development protein 2-like: MRLCVGFGTHHIKTPPPMKRKKQPRTRDPNFDDDHCKRLKDYELRACTWNVRTLNWEGASVQLVDVLVRVKADITAIQEMRWTGQVRKKVGPCDINYSGHIKERKFGVGFVVGERLRRRVLAFTPVDERLATIRIKARFFNISLICAHAPTEEKDEVIKDTFYERRERTYERCRRHDVKIVLGDFNARVGKEGVFGTTVGKFSLHDETSPNGLRLIDFAGARNMVICSTRFQHKKIHQATWLSPDRITRNQIDHVVIDGRHVSSVFDVRTLRGPNIDSDHYLVAAKIRTRLCVEKRTRQQTQGWFDIEKLQSQPTAERFSTRLALLLSESTHQHLGIRELWDGISNS, from the coding sequence atgcggttgtgcgtagggtttgggacccaccacataaaaacaccccccccaatgaaaagaaaaaaacagcctcggacgagagaccccaattttgatgacgaccactgcaaacgtttaaaggactacgaattaagggcatgcacctggaatgtccggacccttaattgggaaggtgcctctgtccagctggttgatgtcctcgtaagagtaaaggctgacatcaccgcaatccaagaaatgcgatggacgggacaagtacggaagaaggtgggtccttgtgacatcaactacagcggccatataaaggagcgcaaattcggtgtgggattcgtggtgggagagagactccgtcgtcgagtcctggcattcactccggtggatgaacgtctagccacaatccgcatcaaagcgaggttcttcaacatatcgctgatttgcgcccacgccccgacggaagagaaggacgaagtgatcaaagataccttctatgagcgccgagaacgtacctatgagcgctgccgccgccacgatgtcaaaatcgtgcttggcgatttcaacgctagggtgggtaaagaaggtgtctttggcacaacagtcggaaaattcagcctccatgacgaaacatcaccaaacggtctgaggctgatcgacttcgccggggcccgaaatatggtcatctgtagtactagattccagcataagaaaatccatcaagctacttggctgtccccggatcgaatcactcgcaaccagatcgatcatgttgtgatagatggacgacatgtctccagtgtttttgatgtgcgtacgcttcgtggtcccaacatcgactcggaccactatcttgtagcagctaagatacgcacccgcctctgtgtagaaaagcgcacacgtcaacaaacacaaggatggttcgacatcgagaagctgcaatcacaaccgacagccgaacgattttctactcgacttgcactcctgctctctgagagcactcatcagcatctcggtataagggagctgtgggacggcatatcaaactcctaa